From one Paeniglutamicibacter psychrophenolicus genomic stretch:
- a CDS encoding alpha/beta fold hydrolase, producing the protein MLTETTTITETTAVVANLETRYLSGGPATGAPVVVFLHDGAWGGAADVTWGGILPLAAENFRVIAPDLLGYGGSAKSIRLDVSPFAFRLTHLFSLLDQLGITEPVHLVGNSFGGSLTLRALTNPALRERIASVSTIAGTGGAWRGADLAKIGDFDGTPERLEEIVGFLCEPFEDKDAQLEARMRWAVAPGHFASMKAPHTAPPEAMKVERPADPYPGNLTGVTTPALLIEGKNDTLFESGWSTKLQEFLPQAKAVVMDSKHSPNISQPAATWAVINEFLTDITKGGNA; encoded by the coding sequence TTGCTCACCGAGACAACTACGATCACCGAGACGACCGCTGTCGTCGCCAACCTTGAAACCCGCTACCTCTCCGGCGGCCCGGCCACCGGCGCCCCCGTCGTCGTCTTCCTGCACGACGGTGCCTGGGGCGGCGCCGCTGACGTGACCTGGGGCGGCATCCTGCCGCTGGCCGCCGAAAACTTCCGCGTGATCGCACCGGACCTGCTCGGCTACGGCGGATCCGCCAAGTCGATCCGCCTGGACGTTTCGCCCTTCGCGTTCCGCCTGACCCACCTGTTCTCGCTGCTGGACCAGCTGGGAATCACCGAGCCGGTCCACCTGGTCGGCAACTCCTTCGGCGGCTCGCTGACCCTGCGTGCGCTGACCAACCCGGCGTTGCGCGAGCGCATCGCCTCGGTGAGCACCATTGCCGGCACCGGCGGTGCCTGGCGCGGGGCCGACCTGGCCAAGATCGGCGACTTCGACGGCACCCCCGAGCGCCTCGAGGAAATCGTCGGCTTCCTGTGCGAACCGTTCGAGGACAAGGACGCCCAGCTCGAGGCCCGCATGCGCTGGGCCGTCGCACCGGGGCACTTCGCTTCGATGAAGGCACCGCACACCGCTCCGCCCGAGGCCATGAAGGTTGAGCGTCCGGCGGATCCGTACCCGGGCAACCTGACCGGGGTCACCACCCCTGCGCTGCTGATCGAGGGCAAGAACGACACCTTGTTCGAAAGCGGCTGGAGCACCAAGCTGCAGGAGTTCCTGCCGCAGGCCAAGGCCGTGGTCATGGATTCCAAGCACAGCCCGAACATCAGCCAGCCCGCTGCAACCTGGGCCGTCATCAACGAGTTCCTCACCGACATCACCAAGGGCGGCAACGCATGA
- a CDS encoding SDR family NAD(P)-dependent oxidoreductase translates to MSAPALVISGGSSGIGEGLVNDLRNDWDVTSVSRSLPKNPLDGVNYVAGDVAGDAAENVRAALKEQGRTSIHSLIHCAGVGLFGKFLDTPKADWERALMLNLHGTLNFLQGTADLVQDGGRIVLYSSGTVFKAPGGAAAYAASKAGIIGFARSFAMEMGERNITVNVIAPGLVMTPLAAKLAGGEDANIATRAIKRASIVEDYVGPTRFFLSEGAGFVTGQTLVVDGGSIRR, encoded by the coding sequence ATGAGCGCACCGGCACTGGTAATCTCCGGCGGTTCCTCGGGAATCGGCGAGGGCCTGGTCAATGACCTGCGCAATGACTGGGATGTCACCTCGGTGTCCCGCTCGCTGCCCAAGAACCCGCTGGACGGGGTCAACTACGTGGCAGGGGATGTCGCAGGCGACGCCGCGGAGAATGTCCGCGCAGCCTTGAAGGAGCAGGGACGGACCTCCATCCACTCCTTGATCCACTGCGCAGGCGTTGGCCTCTTCGGCAAGTTCCTGGACACCCCCAAGGCCGACTGGGAACGCGCGCTGATGCTGAACCTGCACGGCACGCTGAACTTCCTTCAGGGAACCGCTGACCTGGTTCAGGACGGCGGACGCATCGTGCTGTATTCCTCGGGCACCGTGTTCAAGGCCCCGGGCGGCGCTGCAGCCTACGCAGCCTCCAAGGCCGGCATCATCGGCTTTGCCCGCAGCTTCGCCATGGAAATGGGCGAACGCAACATCACGGTCAACGTGATTGCACCGGGCCTGGTCATGACCCCGTTGGCAGCCAAGCTCGCCGGCGGCGAGGACGCGAACATCGCCACCCGCGCCATCAAGCGCGCCTCGATTGTGGAGGACTACGTGGGGCCGACCCGCTTCTTCCTCTCCGAGGGTGCCGGGTTTGTCACCGGCCAGACGCTGGTCGTCGACGGCGGCTCGATCCGCCGCTGA
- a CDS encoding amino-acid N-acetyltransferase: MKSFTIRRAKTSDVRSIRDLVRPLAEDRVLLEKEAVAYYENLQEFFVAEDSDGNVIGCGGLHVMWEDIAEVRTLATNTDWRGHGVGHRLLQKLLLEARELGVSRVFCLTFEVDFFLRNGFSVMAEQSAVDPEVYSELLRSTDEGVAEFLDLARVKPNTLGNTRMITHF, from the coding sequence ATGAAATCCTTTACCATCAGGCGTGCGAAGACCAGCGATGTGAGAAGCATCCGAGACCTGGTCCGGCCGCTGGCGGAGGACCGCGTGCTGCTGGAAAAGGAAGCGGTCGCCTACTACGAGAACCTGCAGGAATTCTTCGTCGCCGAGGATTCGGACGGCAACGTCATCGGCTGCGGCGGGCTGCACGTGATGTGGGAAGACATCGCCGAGGTCCGCACCCTGGCCACGAATACCGACTGGCGCGGACACGGCGTCGGGCACCGCTTGCTGCAAAAGCTGCTTCTGGAGGCGCGTGAGCTGGGTGTCTCACGGGTCTTCTGCCTGACCTTCGAGGTCGACTTCTTCCTGCGCAACGGGTTCTCAGTGATGGCCGAGCAGTCCGCCGTCGACCCGGAAGTCTATTCCGAGCTTTTGCGTTCCACCGATGAGGGCGTGGCCGAGTTCCTGGACCTGGCCCGGGTCAAGCCCAATACGCTCGGCAACACCAGGATGATCACCCACTTCTAG
- a CDS encoding ATP-dependent Clp protease ATP-binding subunit, whose product MFERFTDRARRVVVLAQEEARMLNHNYIGTEHVLLGLIHEGEGVAAKALESLNISLGAVREQVQEIIGQGQQAPSGHIPFTPRAKKVLELSLREALQLGHNYIGTEHILLGLIREGEGVAAQVLVKLGADLSRVRQQVIQLLSGYQGGKETAGAGVSSGGQTEGTPAGSAVLDQFGRNLTAAAREGKLDPVIGREFEMERVMQVLSRRTKNNPVLIGEPGVGKTAVVEGLAQAIVRGDVPETIKDKQLYTLDLGSLVAGSRYRGDFEERLKKVLKEIRTRGDIILFIDEIHTLVGAGAAEGAIDAASILKPMLARGELQTIGATTLDEYRKHIEKDAALERRFQPIQVKEPSVEHTTQILRGLRDRYEAHHRVSITDGALVAAAELAHRYISDRFLPDKAIDLIDEAGARLRIRRMTAPPALKAMDEEISTVRLEKEAAIDAQDFEGAASLRDKEGKLQEARAEKEKAWKNGELDEIAEVDADLIAEVLANSTGIPVIKLTEEESTRLLNMEDELHKRVIGQNEAIKAISQAIRRTRAGLKDPNRPGGSFIFAGPTGVGKTELAKALAEFLFGEEDALITLDMSEYSEKHTVSRLFGAPPGYVGYEEGGQLTEKVRRRPFSVVLFDEVEKAHADLFNSLLQILEDGRLTDSQGRVVDFKNTIIIMTTNLGTRDISKGVMTGFQSSSDTKTGYNRMQAKVQEELRQHFRPEFLNRVDDVVVFPQLTQDEIVEIVDLFLGRLRKRLVDRNMTIELSQAARVLLATRGYDPAMGARPLRRTMQRDIEDQLSEKILFGELVSGQHIKVDVDGEGDEATFTFHGEGGTPQIEGEPAPVAIEG is encoded by the coding sequence ATGTTTGAGAGATTTACCGACCGTGCCCGTCGCGTTGTCGTGCTTGCCCAAGAAGAGGCGCGCATGCTCAACCACAACTACATCGGAACCGAGCACGTATTGCTCGGCCTCATCCATGAGGGCGAGGGAGTAGCGGCCAAGGCCCTTGAGTCGCTGAACATCTCTCTCGGCGCCGTGCGTGAGCAGGTCCAAGAGATCATCGGACAGGGCCAGCAGGCTCCGTCCGGTCATATTCCCTTCACCCCCCGTGCCAAGAAGGTGCTCGAGCTCTCGCTGCGCGAGGCGCTGCAGCTGGGCCACAACTACATCGGCACCGAGCACATCCTGCTCGGCCTGATTCGCGAGGGCGAGGGCGTTGCCGCCCAGGTCCTGGTGAAGCTCGGCGCCGACCTGTCCCGGGTGCGCCAGCAGGTCATCCAGCTGCTCTCCGGTTACCAGGGCGGCAAGGAAACCGCAGGTGCAGGAGTCAGCTCCGGCGGCCAAACCGAAGGCACGCCGGCAGGTTCGGCTGTGCTGGACCAGTTCGGACGCAACCTCACCGCCGCCGCCCGCGAAGGCAAGCTCGACCCGGTCATCGGGCGCGAGTTCGAGATGGAACGCGTCATGCAGGTCCTCTCGCGACGAACCAAGAACAACCCTGTGCTCATCGGCGAGCCCGGCGTCGGAAAGACCGCGGTCGTCGAAGGGCTTGCCCAGGCGATCGTGCGCGGAGACGTCCCGGAAACCATCAAGGACAAGCAGCTCTACACCCTTGACCTCGGTTCCTTGGTTGCCGGTTCCCGCTACCGCGGTGACTTCGAGGAACGCCTGAAGAAGGTCCTCAAGGAAATCCGCACGCGCGGCGACATCATCCTCTTCATTGACGAGATCCACACGCTGGTCGGTGCCGGCGCCGCCGAAGGCGCCATCGACGCGGCCTCGATCCTCAAGCCAATGCTGGCACGAGGCGAGCTGCAGACCATCGGCGCGACCACGCTTGACGAGTACCGCAAGCACATCGAGAAGGACGCGGCCCTCGAGCGCCGCTTCCAGCCGATCCAGGTCAAGGAACCGTCGGTGGAGCACACCACGCAGATCCTGCGTGGGCTGCGCGACCGCTACGAGGCACACCACCGCGTTTCCATCACCGATGGGGCGCTCGTGGCCGCCGCCGAACTGGCGCACCGCTACATTTCCGACCGGTTCCTGCCGGACAAGGCCATCGACCTGATCGATGAGGCCGGTGCGCGCCTGCGCATCCGCCGCATGACCGCGCCTCCGGCTCTCAAGGCCATGGACGAGGAAATCTCCACGGTCCGCCTGGAGAAGGAAGCCGCCATCGACGCGCAGGACTTCGAGGGTGCCGCGTCGCTGCGCGACAAGGAAGGCAAGCTCCAGGAAGCACGCGCGGAGAAGGAAAAGGCCTGGAAGAACGGCGAGCTCGACGAGATCGCCGAGGTCGATGCCGATCTGATCGCCGAGGTCCTGGCCAACTCGACCGGCATCCCGGTCATCAAGCTGACCGAGGAAGAATCCACGCGACTGCTGAACATGGAAGATGAGCTGCACAAGCGGGTCATCGGCCAGAACGAGGCAATCAAGGCGATCTCGCAGGCCATCCGCCGCACCCGTGCCGGACTGAAGGACCCGAACCGCCCCGGCGGCTCGTTCATCTTCGCCGGCCCCACCGGCGTCGGCAAGACCGAACTGGCCAAGGCCCTGGCGGAATTCCTCTTCGGTGAGGAAGACGCGCTGATCACCCTGGACATGTCCGAGTACTCGGAGAAGCACACGGTCTCGCGTCTCTTCGGTGCACCTCCGGGCTACGTCGGCTACGAGGAAGGCGGACAGCTGACCGAGAAGGTCCGTCGCCGTCCGTTCTCCGTGGTGCTCTTCGACGAGGTCGAAAAGGCCCACGCCGACCTGTTCAACTCGTTGCTGCAGATCCTGGAAGACGGCCGTCTGACCGACTCCCAGGGACGCGTCGTGGACTTCAAGAACACGATCATCATCATGACCACCAACCTTGGCACCCGCGACATCTCCAAGGGCGTCATGACCGGCTTCCAGTCGTCCAGCGATACCAAGACCGGATACAACCGCATGCAGGCCAAGGTCCAGGAAGAGCTGCGCCAGCACTTCCGTCCCGAGTTCCTGAACCGTGTCGACGACGTTGTGGTCTTCCCGCAGCTGACCCAGGACGAGATCGTGGAGATCGTGGACCTGTTCCTCGGACGCCTGCGCAAGCGCCTGGTGGACCGGAACATGACCATTGAGCTGTCCCAGGCCGCACGCGTCCTGCTGGCGACCCGCGGCTACGATCCGGCCATGGGCGCCCGCCCGCTGCGCCGGACCATGCAGCGCGACATCGAGGACCAGCTTTCGGAGAAGATCCTCTTTGGCGAGCTGGTCTCCGGACAGCACATCAAGGTCGATGTCGACGGCGAGGGCGACGAAGCGACGTTCACCTTCCACGGCGAAGGCGGAACCCCGCAGATCGAGGGCGAGCCGGCACCGGTCGCCATCGAGGGCTAA
- a CDS encoding histone-like nucleoid-structuring protein Lsr2, protein MARQVQIALIDDIDGSEAVESIVFGIGGQHYEIDLNEENAEAFREAFKPYIKVARTSKQFTPKEAPAIRAWAKENNVKVNARGRLQADVIAAYHAAQAKKSRSKSK, encoded by the coding sequence ATGGCACGTCAGGTCCAAATAGCATTGATTGATGATATCGACGGTTCCGAGGCAGTAGAATCCATCGTATTCGGCATCGGCGGACAGCACTATGAAATTGACCTCAATGAGGAAAATGCAGAAGCTTTCCGTGAAGCCTTTAAGCCTTACATCAAGGTTGCCCGCACCTCGAAGCAGTTCACCCCGAAGGAAGCTCCGGCCATCCGCGCCTGGGCCAAGGAGAACAACGTCAAGGTCAACGCACGCGGCCGTCTGCAGGCCGATGTAATCGCTGCCTACCACGCAGCCCAGGCGAAGAAGTCGCGCTCGAAGTCCAAGTAG